A single window of Larimichthys crocea isolate SSNF chromosome XII, L_crocea_2.0, whole genome shotgun sequence DNA harbors:
- the aknad1 gene encoding uncharacterized protein aknad1 isoform X2, translating to MEGEPGESDEDVQGEERSTVLWEKCFQQSIFVDLSEDESLHLSDLENSLALHLSQAESAASEASIHLSAGSAELSGLDVTSSESSSVSSQSERVVQSKSSILHVSAQRPNTMQDEPPLNQAYEDPGQNTSDEDHDELPYDGDLASPYFNQTANTESSDGRETVHASPDVPDLPQCNIKERDDIVEHLVSVECNAAKKAAALSQEDTNTKHDNFFDAPKPSDFAPSCPCPADINQLLVRHFSQEELQRSGRLIEAETLPEVSLLESMDDTVISWAPTLNRTTLKSNHSERSACNSEINQSLCSNKKSNTASKNSTLEEEAERKIDHVTSVATESITSSSASTDSKQSSGDISAVDVVKQEKAEEDDQVQRVPLVRTRSFSEMKYGQGQVHYPLPDFSKVAPKVKIPKAPSGQGRPVPQNPSTMHRAQSSPGMLEVISRVLEDSVQPSEKPYVFKDEEKTPPALVHHLQAEYDKLLTKYAEAENLIDQMRLGTNTQPSSDLMLYLECDDNHHPQGNLPVIEGSHLGSLTPHLPSSENFGDKEETTPQSNIKEVHTASSGQAEEGPSDGERMTAELRDIISQFMQKVEDFKLSVSIMSVSTAEQQIMLRSIMEAQDQLERKYISKKEEHRALEMQKYIGLSRNTGTFDPNRLVEGDIFRIGMHLEDIKEMIDKNVCEQISPPHSSSTPTSMKEMLHAKPSPLCMHTPSPPPSLHEGLSAGFSIVGYKNEIWREEEKEEEEVEASEVHGDDGLQHSSRSQDVPSIQRAEAEEERSSVLSEVIDHSNILAYLSGASSSSRQRQQTPDSCSTPDSVLNPVAECDLGDCVSLAVEVSSSSDAPRDSDTHSLSEPPLNTSSVSQRIVSPETDSGFGSSYLNQSSSGSFQPNLTESLQSQNDALSSSDSEGSCSNLQTAIHPANPTSQRWSSSHPSVQIQSSGAAAAVERWVESTTKEPSVKLQGSEHSPPPRLHMSEPLLSTTMDTDERGSPYSCSCNSEAILVLQSEVSRLKKDLEEGLVQLPHLAQKMDYLTSKYRQDRQERRSKTRPRSYHRPACNSVLKPSNSRQSVSNLNSSQVRVEDWISSDMDPSKSKGTDSGDTAGSDIMLQFHNSPVGSRKAPEFQHKLHGAQQSSRGSEGDVSGKTTGLPSSVLNRAKEEASDSRDKQRSQKAIVESFYSKERWSLFSSPSLQKPLLQVSYASSSSLPASYKVREPPLQYHHRKRSTQSDTALLPSNVYFQGTLSPISVPSKTGRKTGRHKGSKEEEMNRTLDQAIEVARSMKRTTDRMAKRLSDDLAKAQLPRKLHSMQPLGGRKHHPL from the exons ATGGAGGGAGAACCAGGGGAGTCGGATGAGGATGTTCAGGGAGAGGAAAGGTCCACCGTGCTCTGGGAGAAGTGCTTTCAGCAGAGCATCTTTGTTGACCTAAGTGAGGATGAAAGTCTCCACTTGAGTGACTTGGAGAATTCTTTAGCTTTACATCTATCCCAGGCAGAGTCTGCTGCCTCTGAGGCCAGCATCCATCTCAGTG CAGGGAGCGCAGAGCTGTCAGGCTTGGATGTCACCTCCTCAGAGTCCAGCAGTGTCAGCAGTCAGAGTGAGCGGGTGGTACAGAGCAAGAGCAGCATATTACATGTGTCTGCCCAAAGACCAAACACCATGCAAGATGAGCCGCCTTTAAACCAGGCGTATGAGGACCCGGGTCAGAACACTAGTGACGAGGATCATGATGAACTACCTTATGATGGTGACCTTGCAAGCCCCTACTTCAACCAGACAGCTAACACTGAAAGCTCTGATGGAAGAGAAACTGTTCATGCAAGTCCTGATGTTCCTGATTTGCCTCAGTGtaatataaaagaaagagaCGATATTGTTGAACACTTAGTTTCTGTTGAGTGTAATGCAGCTAAGAAGGCAGCAGCTTTGTCGCAAGAGGATACCAACACTAAACATGACAACTTTTTTGATGCTCCCAAGCCAAGTGATTTTGCCCCATCATGCCCCTGTCCTGCAGACATTAACCAGTTGTTGGTGCGACACTTCTCCCAGGAGGAGTTGCAGCGGTCAGGTAGGCTGATTGAGGCAGAGACCCTGCCGGAGGTGTCCCTGCTGGAGAGCATGGATGACACTGTTATAAGCTGGGCTCCCACACTTAACCGCACCACACTTAAAAGCAACCACTCAGAGAGATCTGCATGTAATTCAGAGATTAACCAGAGTCTCTGCTCTAATAAAAAGAGTAATACTGCATCCAAAAATTCAACTTTAGAGGAAGAAGCAGAAAGGAAAATTGATCATGTCACCTCTGTTGCTACTGAAAGCATCACATCCAGCTCTGCAAGTACAGACTCTAAACAAAGCAGTGGGGATATCAGTGCCGTGGATGTGGTGAAGCAGGAGAAGGCCGAAGAGGATGATCAGGTTCAGAGAGTCCCACTTGTGCGCACAAGGTCCTTCAGCGAGATGAAGTATGGCCAAGGCCAAGTCCATTACCCACTTCCTGATTTTTCCAAGGTTGCTCCCAAGGTAAAAATCCCCAAAGCTCCAAGTGGACAAGGCAGACCTGTTCCACAGAACCCCAGCACCATGCACAGAGCTCAGTCCTCACCAGGGATGCTAGAGGTGATCAGCAGAGTCTTAGAGGATTCAGTCCAGCCCTCAGAGAAGCCCTATGTCTTCAAAGATGAGGAGAAGACTCCTCCAGCACTGGTGCATCACCTGCAG GCTGAATATGATAAATTACTAACCAAATATGCTGAGGCAGAGAATCTCATAGATCAAATGAGACTGGGAACCAAC ACTCAGCCCTCCTCAGATCTGATGTTATATTTAGAGTGTGATGATAATCATCATCCTCAGGGAAACTTACCTGTCATTGAGGGAAGCCATCTTGGATCCTTGACTCCTCACCTTCCCTCATCAG aaaactttggtgacaaagaagaaacaacCCCCCAGAGCAACATTAAAGAGGTGCACACAGCTTCCTCTGGCCAGGCTGAAGAAGGTCCCAGTGATGGAGAAAGAATGACTGCTGAGCTGAGAGACATCATCAGCCAGTTCATGCAGAAG GTGGAAGACTTTAAATTGAGTGTAAGCATCATGTCAGTGAGCACAGCAGAACAGCAAATA ATGCTGAGGAGCATTATGGAGGCTCAGGACCAGCTGGAAAGAAAATACATCAGTAAGAAGGAAGAGCACAGAGCTCTGGAGATGCAAAAATACATAGGCCTGTCCAGGAACACTGGCACCTTTGACCCAAACAG GCTGGTGGAGGGAGACATATTCAGGATAGGGATGCATCTTGAGGACATAAAGGAGATGAtagacaaaaatgtgtgtgagcagaTTTCTCCACCTCACTCATCCTCTACTCCCACATCCATGAAAGAGATGCTGCATGCGAAGCCCAGTCCtctctgcatgcacacaccctcaccTCCACCATCCCTGCATGAG GGACTAagtgcaggtttttccattgtgggttataaaaatgaaatatggagagaagaagaaaaagaagaggaagaggtggaggccAGTGAGGTCCATGGAGACGATGGATTACAGCATTCAAG CAGATCACAGGATGTCCCTTCCATCCAGAGAGCTGAggctgaagaggagaggagctcTGTCTTGTCAGAGGTGATAGATCACAGTAACATCTTAGCGTACTTGAGTGGAGCCAGCTCATCTTCAAGACAGAGGCAGCAGACACCCGACAG TTGTAGCACCCCGGATAGTGTCCTGAACCCAGTGGCTGAATGTGATCTGGGTGATTGTGTGAGTCTGGCTGTGGAGGTCTCCTCTTCGTCTGATGCACCCAGAGACTCAGACACCCACAGCCTCTCAGAGCCTCCTCTCAACACCTCTTCTGTATCACAG AGGATTGTGAgcccagagacagacagtggatTTGGGAGCTCTTACTTGAATCAATCATCTTCTGGATCATTCCAACCAAATCTTACAGAAAG TTTGCAGTCACAGAATGATGCTTTAAGTAGCTCAGACAGTGAGGGCTCCTGCTCCAACCTACAGACAGCTATACATCCAGCTAACCCCACCAGCCAGCGTTGGTCCAGTTCCCACCCATCTGTCCAAATACAGTCCAGTGGTGCAGCAGCGGCAGTGGAGCGGTGGGTGGAGAGCACCACTAAAGAGCCTTCAGTCAAACTGCAGG GATCTGAACACAGCCCACCTCCCCGGCTCCATATGTCTGAACCCTTGCTCAGCACCACCATGGATACAGACGAGAGAGGCAGCCCATACTCATGCTCTTGTAATAG tgagGCTATCCTTGTGCTGCAGTCAGAGGTCTCCAGGCTGAAAAAGGACCTGGAGGAAGGCTTGGTTCAGCTGCCTCACCTTGCACAAAAGATGGACTATCTCACCTCCAAATACAGACAGGATCGTCAGGAGCGCAGATCTAAAACTAGACCACGAAGCTACCACAGGCCAGCCTGTAACAG TGTGTTGAAGCCATCAAATAGCAGACAGAGTGTGAGCAATCTCAACTCCAGTCAGGTGAGGGTAGAGGATTGGATCTCTTCAGATATGGACCCCAGCAAGAGCAAAG GTACAGACAGTGGTGACACAGCTGGCTCTGACATCATGTTGCAGTTCCATAATTCACCTGTAGGGAGCAGGAAAGCACCCGAGTTTCAGCACAAACTTCACGGGGCACAGCAATCCAGCAGAG GGTCAGAGGGAGACGTCTCAGGGAAAACCACTGGTCTGCCCAGCTCTGTTTTGAATAGAGCGAAAGAGGAGGCTTCTGACAGCCGTGACAAGCAGAGATCACAAA AAGCCATCGTGGAGAGTTTTTACTCCAAGGAGAGATggtctcttttttcctctccatctcttcagAAGCCCCTCCTTCAGGTCAGCTATGCCTCCTCCAGCAGCCTGCCTGCAAG CTATAAAGTGAGGGAGCCGCCGCTGCAGTACCATCACAGAAAGCGATCCACCCAGTCAGATACAGCACTCCTGCCCAGCAATGTATACTTTCAGGGGACACTGTCCCCAATATCAGTGCCCTCAAAGACTGgcagaaagacaggcagacacaagGGCAGCAAG GAGGAAGAAATGAACAGGACTCTAGACCAGGCTATTGAGGTGGCCCGCAGCATGAAGAGGACCACAGACCGGATGGCCAAAAGACTGTCAGATGACCTGGCAAAGGCTCAGCTCCCTAGGAAACTGCACAGCATGCAGCCACTAGGAGGCAGGAAACACCATCCATTATAA
- the aknad1 gene encoding uncharacterized protein aknad1 isoform X1: MEGEPGESDEDVQGEERSTVLWEKCFQQSIFVDLSEDESLHLSDLENSLALHLSQAESAASEASIHLSAGSAELSGLDVTSSESSSVSSQSERVVQSKSSILHVSAQRPNTMQDEPPLNQAYEDPGQNTSDEDHDELPYDGDLASPYFNQTANTESSDGRETVHASPDVPDLPQCNIKERDDIVEHLVSVECNAAKKAAALSQEDTNTKHDNFFDAPKPSDFAPSCPCPADINQLLVRHFSQEELQRSGRLIEAETLPEVSLLESMDDTVISWAPTLNRTTLKSNHSERSACNSEINQSLCSNKKSNTASKNSTLEEEAERKIDHVTSVATESITSSSASTDSKQSSGDISAVDVVKQEKAEEDDQVQRVPLVRTRSFSEMKYGQGQVHYPLPDFSKVAPKVKIPKAPSGQGRPVPQNPSTMHRAQSSPGMLEVISRVLEDSVQPSEKPYVFKDEEKTPPALVHHLQAEYDKLLTKYAEAENLIDQMRLGTNTQPSSDLMLYLECDDNHHPQGNLPVIEGSHLGSLTPHLPSSENFGDKEETTPQSNIKEVHTASSGQAEEGPSDGERMTAELRDIISQFMQKVEDFKLSVSIMSVSTAEQQIMLRSIMEAQDQLERKYISKKEEHRALEMQKYIGLSRNTGTFDPNRLVEGDIFRIGMHLEDIKEMIDKNVCEQISPPHSSSTPTSMKEMLHAKPSPLCMHTPSPPPSLHEGLSAGFSIVGYKNEIWREEEKEEEEVEASEVHGDDGLQHSSRSQDVPSIQRAEAEEERSSVLSEVIDHSNILAYLSGASSSSRQRQQTPDSSCSTPDSVLNPVAECDLGDCVSLAVEVSSSSDAPRDSDTHSLSEPPLNTSSVSQRIVSPETDSGFGSSYLNQSSSGSFQPNLTESLQSQNDALSSSDSEGSCSNLQTAIHPANPTSQRWSSSHPSVQIQSSGAAAAVERWVESTTKEPSVKLQGSEHSPPPRLHMSEPLLSTTMDTDERGSPYSCSCNSEAILVLQSEVSRLKKDLEEGLVQLPHLAQKMDYLTSKYRQDRQERRSKTRPRSYHRPACNSVLKPSNSRQSVSNLNSSQVRVEDWISSDMDPSKSKGTDSGDTAGSDIMLQFHNSPVGSRKAPEFQHKLHGAQQSSRGSEGDVSGKTTGLPSSVLNRAKEEASDSRDKQRSQKAIVESFYSKERWSLFSSPSLQKPLLQVSYASSSSLPASYKVREPPLQYHHRKRSTQSDTALLPSNVYFQGTLSPISVPSKTGRKTGRHKGSKEEEMNRTLDQAIEVARSMKRTTDRMAKRLSDDLAKAQLPRKLHSMQPLGGRKHHPL; encoded by the exons ATGGAGGGAGAACCAGGGGAGTCGGATGAGGATGTTCAGGGAGAGGAAAGGTCCACCGTGCTCTGGGAGAAGTGCTTTCAGCAGAGCATCTTTGTTGACCTAAGTGAGGATGAAAGTCTCCACTTGAGTGACTTGGAGAATTCTTTAGCTTTACATCTATCCCAGGCAGAGTCTGCTGCCTCTGAGGCCAGCATCCATCTCAGTG CAGGGAGCGCAGAGCTGTCAGGCTTGGATGTCACCTCCTCAGAGTCCAGCAGTGTCAGCAGTCAGAGTGAGCGGGTGGTACAGAGCAAGAGCAGCATATTACATGTGTCTGCCCAAAGACCAAACACCATGCAAGATGAGCCGCCTTTAAACCAGGCGTATGAGGACCCGGGTCAGAACACTAGTGACGAGGATCATGATGAACTACCTTATGATGGTGACCTTGCAAGCCCCTACTTCAACCAGACAGCTAACACTGAAAGCTCTGATGGAAGAGAAACTGTTCATGCAAGTCCTGATGTTCCTGATTTGCCTCAGTGtaatataaaagaaagagaCGATATTGTTGAACACTTAGTTTCTGTTGAGTGTAATGCAGCTAAGAAGGCAGCAGCTTTGTCGCAAGAGGATACCAACACTAAACATGACAACTTTTTTGATGCTCCCAAGCCAAGTGATTTTGCCCCATCATGCCCCTGTCCTGCAGACATTAACCAGTTGTTGGTGCGACACTTCTCCCAGGAGGAGTTGCAGCGGTCAGGTAGGCTGATTGAGGCAGAGACCCTGCCGGAGGTGTCCCTGCTGGAGAGCATGGATGACACTGTTATAAGCTGGGCTCCCACACTTAACCGCACCACACTTAAAAGCAACCACTCAGAGAGATCTGCATGTAATTCAGAGATTAACCAGAGTCTCTGCTCTAATAAAAAGAGTAATACTGCATCCAAAAATTCAACTTTAGAGGAAGAAGCAGAAAGGAAAATTGATCATGTCACCTCTGTTGCTACTGAAAGCATCACATCCAGCTCTGCAAGTACAGACTCTAAACAAAGCAGTGGGGATATCAGTGCCGTGGATGTGGTGAAGCAGGAGAAGGCCGAAGAGGATGATCAGGTTCAGAGAGTCCCACTTGTGCGCACAAGGTCCTTCAGCGAGATGAAGTATGGCCAAGGCCAAGTCCATTACCCACTTCCTGATTTTTCCAAGGTTGCTCCCAAGGTAAAAATCCCCAAAGCTCCAAGTGGACAAGGCAGACCTGTTCCACAGAACCCCAGCACCATGCACAGAGCTCAGTCCTCACCAGGGATGCTAGAGGTGATCAGCAGAGTCTTAGAGGATTCAGTCCAGCCCTCAGAGAAGCCCTATGTCTTCAAAGATGAGGAGAAGACTCCTCCAGCACTGGTGCATCACCTGCAG GCTGAATATGATAAATTACTAACCAAATATGCTGAGGCAGAGAATCTCATAGATCAAATGAGACTGGGAACCAAC ACTCAGCCCTCCTCAGATCTGATGTTATATTTAGAGTGTGATGATAATCATCATCCTCAGGGAAACTTACCTGTCATTGAGGGAAGCCATCTTGGATCCTTGACTCCTCACCTTCCCTCATCAG aaaactttggtgacaaagaagaaacaacCCCCCAGAGCAACATTAAAGAGGTGCACACAGCTTCCTCTGGCCAGGCTGAAGAAGGTCCCAGTGATGGAGAAAGAATGACTGCTGAGCTGAGAGACATCATCAGCCAGTTCATGCAGAAG GTGGAAGACTTTAAATTGAGTGTAAGCATCATGTCAGTGAGCACAGCAGAACAGCAAATA ATGCTGAGGAGCATTATGGAGGCTCAGGACCAGCTGGAAAGAAAATACATCAGTAAGAAGGAAGAGCACAGAGCTCTGGAGATGCAAAAATACATAGGCCTGTCCAGGAACACTGGCACCTTTGACCCAAACAG GCTGGTGGAGGGAGACATATTCAGGATAGGGATGCATCTTGAGGACATAAAGGAGATGAtagacaaaaatgtgtgtgagcagaTTTCTCCACCTCACTCATCCTCTACTCCCACATCCATGAAAGAGATGCTGCATGCGAAGCCCAGTCCtctctgcatgcacacaccctcaccTCCACCATCCCTGCATGAG GGACTAagtgcaggtttttccattgtgggttataaaaatgaaatatggagagaagaagaaaaagaagaggaagaggtggaggccAGTGAGGTCCATGGAGACGATGGATTACAGCATTCAAG CAGATCACAGGATGTCCCTTCCATCCAGAGAGCTGAggctgaagaggagaggagctcTGTCTTGTCAGAGGTGATAGATCACAGTAACATCTTAGCGTACTTGAGTGGAGCCAGCTCATCTTCAAGACAGAGGCAGCAGACACCCGACAG CAGTTGTAGCACCCCGGATAGTGTCCTGAACCCAGTGGCTGAATGTGATCTGGGTGATTGTGTGAGTCTGGCTGTGGAGGTCTCCTCTTCGTCTGATGCACCCAGAGACTCAGACACCCACAGCCTCTCAGAGCCTCCTCTCAACACCTCTTCTGTATCACAG AGGATTGTGAgcccagagacagacagtggatTTGGGAGCTCTTACTTGAATCAATCATCTTCTGGATCATTCCAACCAAATCTTACAGAAAG TTTGCAGTCACAGAATGATGCTTTAAGTAGCTCAGACAGTGAGGGCTCCTGCTCCAACCTACAGACAGCTATACATCCAGCTAACCCCACCAGCCAGCGTTGGTCCAGTTCCCACCCATCTGTCCAAATACAGTCCAGTGGTGCAGCAGCGGCAGTGGAGCGGTGGGTGGAGAGCACCACTAAAGAGCCTTCAGTCAAACTGCAGG GATCTGAACACAGCCCACCTCCCCGGCTCCATATGTCTGAACCCTTGCTCAGCACCACCATGGATACAGACGAGAGAGGCAGCCCATACTCATGCTCTTGTAATAG tgagGCTATCCTTGTGCTGCAGTCAGAGGTCTCCAGGCTGAAAAAGGACCTGGAGGAAGGCTTGGTTCAGCTGCCTCACCTTGCACAAAAGATGGACTATCTCACCTCCAAATACAGACAGGATCGTCAGGAGCGCAGATCTAAAACTAGACCACGAAGCTACCACAGGCCAGCCTGTAACAG TGTGTTGAAGCCATCAAATAGCAGACAGAGTGTGAGCAATCTCAACTCCAGTCAGGTGAGGGTAGAGGATTGGATCTCTTCAGATATGGACCCCAGCAAGAGCAAAG GTACAGACAGTGGTGACACAGCTGGCTCTGACATCATGTTGCAGTTCCATAATTCACCTGTAGGGAGCAGGAAAGCACCCGAGTTTCAGCACAAACTTCACGGGGCACAGCAATCCAGCAGAG GGTCAGAGGGAGACGTCTCAGGGAAAACCACTGGTCTGCCCAGCTCTGTTTTGAATAGAGCGAAAGAGGAGGCTTCTGACAGCCGTGACAAGCAGAGATCACAAA AAGCCATCGTGGAGAGTTTTTACTCCAAGGAGAGATggtctcttttttcctctccatctcttcagAAGCCCCTCCTTCAGGTCAGCTATGCCTCCTCCAGCAGCCTGCCTGCAAG CTATAAAGTGAGGGAGCCGCCGCTGCAGTACCATCACAGAAAGCGATCCACCCAGTCAGATACAGCACTCCTGCCCAGCAATGTATACTTTCAGGGGACACTGTCCCCAATATCAGTGCCCTCAAAGACTGgcagaaagacaggcagacacaagGGCAGCAAG GAGGAAGAAATGAACAGGACTCTAGACCAGGCTATTGAGGTGGCCCGCAGCATGAAGAGGACCACAGACCGGATGGCCAAAAGACTGTCAGATGACCTGGCAAAGGCTCAGCTCCCTAGGAAACTGCACAGCATGCAGCCACTAGGAGGCAGGAAACACCATCCATTATAA